From the genome of Athalia rosae chromosome 3, iyAthRosa1.1, whole genome shotgun sequence:
tttcacagtCCGCGTCTCGAGTAATAATCGGACCTTGATCGGTGGAGTGTTAGGTATTTTAATGTGCAATtgcctcggttttttttttcagcgacgcttttaattattatagttTCAAGGTACAATTTGCCTCGACCTCTGCGTACCGCGTTTACACTCAACCGTTCGTACATTTCGTAGCCTACGATCAAAGAATCGAACGAATTGAGCTCCCGTAattatgaaggaaaaaaaaaaacacatgaaATTACATCGGTGCATgcagataaatgaataattcctCAGATCGAATTACCAAGTACATTCGAAAGAACGGgtgcacttttttttcattgaatacgaacagattttttttgcaaaattccaAACCCTCCGTGGTCACACTGGGTCGAATTCAGCCAGTCAATTTCAAATGGTTGCTGTGTGAAAACTATCAGTCGGAtcgcgatagaaaaaatattagaaaatacTTCAGAGATTCTCGAAGATGTGTCAACAtgacaaaatttgaatatgttaaaaaaaaaatcgcaaatagGTATGGGTAAAATCTACCCACGGCGGCCAAGGAGGGCTAAtaggaatttgaatgtttGACTCATCGAGCACTCAGGATGCCTAGGTAAACATGATTCAGATATACATCTGTAGTACGTGCATGGAGGATGAACGGAGGCGCTAACAAACGGTAGAAAATAGAATACCTTTTTCCAGTGGAAAAGATCGAGATTCTCTTTGAATTCTCGTCGATAGATAGAAGTATAAAAGTGGATTTGTGTCCGCCTGCTATAGCTTCTAGTGAAgatatgtaaataatatacaagaTGGACAGCTGCTCGATGTCCCTCGTCTCACATACCTAGAACCATGCATAATTCTAAACCCTAAGTAGTTATAACTTTCCATGTAGATCCCGTTTCCACAATATCACGCCATCGGAACTATATCTATACCGGTCACAAGTCTTCGGTTACGTGTATGCTGCTGGACAAAAAAATCTACCCGCGCAACGCTAACCACGACCGATTACATTTCATGTCGCTAACATATcacgattattaataattcttcGGTGAAAATACCAAGTTTACGGTGAATCGCAGGCAAGTTGTAAATACACGTACTGCAGCGATTCATGAGCGAGTCCGTCTTACCCTTGTGTTGCAACAAAAGCATAACGATCTTAGcgaattatttcgaatttttacacCGGGATAggataattcttttttaataGAACGTCTGGATCCTgtaattgtatgtatataagtaggGACGTCGCCGTTATCTGCCATCAGGGGATCACCTAATTCATTTTTGATATAATTCTTATAgccaagatgtcgtttttcgtACATTCAAACATCCCTTAAACTGGTGGATCGAATGGTATTattaaattgatgaaaatttgatcaaaATAACTGGGGGGAAAACGTAATTAGGGTGATATACTTATTTATAGTGTACACATGTAGGAAATGGCTGGccttgatgaaaatcgttcgaaaatttatatacacgttgcgtatatatatctataatttttatgcGGTCGCCGCTATTTTGTGTGACTTCGCAACAAAACGATTTCTTGTGTATATGTATTCGCAACCGATCGTTACAACCACACCAGAATttctacacgtatatatacgaataaaaaaatatcttatattcttgaaaattacattaaaattaaCACGTATgaatatcgtaaaaaaaaagaaattaaataatgTCACTGAGGTTTACCTTATAGTGAAGCATACATAACTTAGATCTTACATAATTTTGGTTGCTGTTCTATTTATACtggtaataaaattataaaaagttTATCATTCGCTACGTATAAACGGTCAGACGAAACTTGTCTGTTGATGGAAAGTATAAGTCGGATCTTGACTATGACTGAAAGGAATACTGTAGAGAAATCTCGGTGCTGGCCTTCCGCACATATTCCAGCTGTGATTATTCCTCTCTTGTCTGTTTCGCGGTGGTTTTTTCGACAGATTTTCCGAATTGTTTTCCAACGCACCATCAGCCTTGTGCTTTACCAGTAAAATAACGTCCTGATTTTGTTTGCGCCATCGACGCCATAATTTGTAGTGAAATCTGAATAGGTCCAGAagttcggaaaaaaagaaaatatgtaaCACTCTCCAGCTGGGTTGAATCATATgctttgtccttttttttttttgttttgtttgttttctaaTGTGtaagtatgaaaatatttccaaccTGACGGTGATGCTTAGCCAGAGACAATACGTTATAACGAGAAGTGAGCATAGAATGGCCAATCCAGTTCCCTCCCAATATCCGAGACCGGAATATCCAGATGCACCGAGAGCGCATAAATATGTTGCGGCAAAACACAATGGCGTCAATATCGAGAGGCATATTGCATCTCCTGCGATTCCTCTCGCGCCGTTACCATTGCTACTTCTCCACCACTGCGTAGAACCATTGTGGTTTCATTTGTTTTACGTTAAACGTACACATACATGACACGTGACTAATGCTAGAAGGTCGTAAACGCCAAAAACGCAGTTCAAAGCCAGAAGGGCGTATgttacaaaaagaaaataatctgaAGAAGTTAGTTTTCGAAACACATTTCATTAGTGATCCGAATATTTCACAGAGTATTCCGGGAAATTGGAGGCAGAAgggcgtatgaaaaaaaaacaaacattaaAGTTCTAGTATAGTTTAAATGAATGTGTTTCGAAAACAAACTTTTTCAGATCCTCTCGATTTTCGTGTCTTTTTGAACATACGCCCTTCTGGTACTAGTGAGCTCACATATTCGATCTTTTCGTGGCTTTAACTTACCGATTAGACGGTGCCGATTGTGTTCGACctattttcacgttttcttgttataaaaaaaacttcgaaaacATACGCTCTTCTGCCtttgagaaaaatacaaaaactcGAATTCTGGCATCAGTCACGCGATGTAAATTAACTATACATGAATTACTCACCTGCCCAATAGGTTTGTGCTTTCTTTCGATTGTGAAAACCCATTTACAAATCTCACAACGGTCGCTGTTCGAAGTAGACAGCCATTTTTCCAAACAGCTTGTATGGACGAGGCCCACAGATCCAGCACATTTACAGGGGTCCACCAATTCTTCAAGACTCTCatctcgaaaaatgaagagaaacgaaaaaacgaatgaaaaacgaactgTACAACTTTGAATTCAATTGACTAATTTCAACTGCCGATCATGACGCTATGTAGTCTCTGTTTAGAAGAAGCATGTAAATACAGATAATGAGAATGGCTGATGGTATGAGTTTTCAGATAACGATGTAGgtaataatattgttattgttcATTGTTCCATTTATAAACGACTGAAAGAATATTCATCCGTATAGTTACAATATTAAAAGACGAGAATCGAATTACCTTCGTGACAAATCCTGCAGTATATTGACGAAGAATTTTGCTTTTCGGGTGTTGAAGCCATCGTTCTTTTGTATGAACCCGAAGATGGCGATGTTGAAGATGATAGTGAGGAGATCGACGTTAAAGTCAGTTCGAATGTGTCACCTGAGTTCACTTTATCTGAATCTTTCATTCTCGTAccataaaaatttatcactcCGCTATAATCAACGTTTTATCTTTCTATCGCTCTAATCTTCACAAAGAACCAATCGAAGGTTCTCTGCAGACTGTATGTCATGTCACATTACAGAATGATTGTGTAATCATCTTTACGTGAGTTTCAAGGTTTGCCTATCTGATTACAGTACGGGCTGAAATCTTTTGTCTCTGGGGACACCTAGGTACATCAATTGGACTCTTGCTGATAaacaaactttgaaaattcgaaaaaatatttgtacgtacacgcgatcATCGCTAAAGGCGGGAGAAAATTAAGGTCAACCCCGAGAGTTTTCACATTGAATGCTCATGATatccaaattcgaaatcatattttaaaaacgcTTACGTTTGTGAACATATTTAGTGCTACAAATTAgattttccctcatttttataaataaaacaagttTCAGAAAATATAGTTGACCGGATGTTTTTACCCCTATTCACTGGCAATTTAAATGACACGCACACGTGACAGGAGAAACACAGACGACAACACGCAATATTTGTCCAAGACGCAACGCAAGCCGCCAGTAGTTTAacctaaaatataaaataatgtttACATCAC
Proteins encoded in this window:
- the LOC105689936 gene encoding E3 ubiquitin-protein ligase MARCHF3-like, which encodes MKDSDKVNSGDTFELTLTSISSLSSSTSPSSGSYKRTMASTPEKQNSSSIYCRICHEDESLEELVDPCKCAGSVGLVHTSCLEKWLSTSNSDRCEICKWVFTIERKHKPIGQWWRSSNGNGARGIAGDAICLSILTPLCFAATYLCALGASGYSGLGYWEGTGLAILCSLLVITYCLWLSITVRFHYKLWRRWRKQNQDVILLVKHKADGALENNSENLSKKPPRNRQERNNHSWNMCGRPAPRFLYSIPFSHSQDPTYTFHQQTSFV